A stretch of the bacterium SCSIO 12827 genome encodes the following:
- a CDS encoding DUF1611 domain-containing protein yields the protein MALATPYLMFVGDAPDQLAAKVAIGVVHWRPEWCKGQLRLAGCKADLGIPDMTIADAVKAGCKTMVIGVANRGGVIPDNWVGVIVEAIEAGMDVAAGLHRRLRDVPAIAEAAARHGRTLTDARHPSRDFDVASGQARAGRRILTVGTDVSVGKMFTSLAIEREMKTRGMKADFRATGQTGIFIAGEGASVDAVVADFIAGAAEWLTPANDPDHWDVVEGQGSLFHASYSGVTLGLIHGARPHALVLCHDAARLEMRGTPGVPVPALEDCIAVNERMARMFEPDAKVVGVSVNTSSMGAARATAYLAEISERLGLPAVDAVRTGVAPIVDAIEKL from the coding sequence ATGGCACTCGCGACCCCCTATCTGATGTTCGTCGGCGATGCGCCGGACCAACTCGCGGCAAAGGTTGCCATCGGGGTCGTTCATTGGCGGCCCGAATGGTGCAAGGGTCAGCTTCGCCTGGCCGGCTGCAAGGCCGACCTGGGCATTCCCGACATGACCATTGCCGACGCGGTCAAGGCCGGCTGCAAGACCATGGTCATCGGTGTCGCCAACCGGGGCGGCGTGATTCCCGACAATTGGGTCGGCGTCATCGTCGAGGCCATCGAGGCCGGCATGGACGTGGCCGCGGGGCTGCACCGGCGGCTGCGTGACGTGCCTGCGATCGCCGAGGCGGCGGCCCGTCACGGGCGGACGCTGACCGACGCCCGCCACCCGTCCCGCGATTTCGACGTCGCCTCGGGCCAGGCCAGGGCAGGACGGCGGATATTGACCGTGGGCACGGATGTGTCCGTGGGCAAGATGTTCACGTCGCTGGCCATCGAGCGGGAGATGAAAACCCGCGGCATGAAGGCGGATTTCCGCGCCACCGGCCAGACCGGCATCTTCATCGCCGGCGAAGGGGCGTCCGTCGACGCCGTGGTCGCCGATTTCATCGCCGGCGCCGCCGAATGGCTGACACCCGCCAACGATCCGGATCACTGGGACGTGGTCGAGGGCCAGGGCTCCCTGTTCCATGCCTCTTATTCCGGGGTCACCCTGGGCCTGATCCATGGGGCCAGGCCCCACGCCCTGGTGCTGTGCCACGACGCGGCGCGGCTGGAAATGCGGGGCACACCTGGCGTGCCCGTGCCCGCGTTGGAGGACTGCATCGCGGTCAACGAGCGCATGGCCCGCATGTTCGAGCCCGACGCCAAGGTCGTCGGCGTGTCCGTGAACACAAGTTCCATGGGGGCGGCGCGGGCCACGGCCTATCTGGCCGAGATTTCCGAGCGCCTGGGTCTGCCCGCCGTTGATGCGGTGCGCACGGGCGTCGCCCCCATCGTCGACGCCATCGAGAAGCTGTAA
- the ycjG gene encoding L-Ala-D/L-Glu epimerase — protein MSAVDQGWPLARPFAISRGVKTEARVVVCEVEDADGRAGRGECVPYARYGETVDSVIHQIAEVADAVAEGGGRRDLLDLLPAGAARNAVDCALWDLECKQAGQRAWDLAGLPEPLPAVTAETIGIASPQEMAVQARRLAKAPLLKVKLDGADVRARLSAVREAAPEARLVVDPNEGWDLHRLENLAPFLTEMGVEMLEQPVPAHGDEILRGLSYPIPICADESCHTAEDLERLAGLYDMVNVKLDKTGGLTAALDLADAACAQGFGLMVGCMVATSLAMAPATLLMGRARVVDLDGPLLLREDRVPGLDFADGRIHPPIRDLWG, from the coding sequence CTGTCCGCCGTCGACCAGGGCTGGCCCCTGGCCCGGCCCTTCGCCATTTCGCGCGGCGTCAAGACCGAGGCCCGGGTCGTCGTCTGCGAGGTCGAGGACGCCGACGGGCGGGCCGGACGCGGCGAATGCGTGCCCTATGCGCGCTACGGCGAAACGGTTGATAGCGTGATCCACCAGATCGCCGAGGTCGCCGATGCCGTGGCCGAGGGGGGCGGACGCCGCGATCTGCTCGACCTTCTGCCGGCCGGGGCTGCGCGCAATGCCGTCGACTGCGCGCTGTGGGATCTGGAATGTAAACAGGCGGGCCAGCGTGCCTGGGACTTGGCGGGCCTGCCGGAACCGCTGCCTGCGGTGACGGCGGAAACCATCGGCATTGCCAGCCCCCAGGAAATGGCGGTTCAGGCCCGCCGCCTGGCCAAGGCCCCCCTGCTGAAGGTCAAACTGGACGGCGCCGATGTGCGTGCGCGCTTAAGTGCCGTTCGCGAGGCCGCCCCCGAGGCCCGCCTGGTCGTTGATCCAAACGAAGGTTGGGACCTGCATCGACTGGAAAACCTGGCGCCGTTCCTGACTGAGATGGGCGTGGAGATGCTGGAACAGCCGGTGCCCGCCCATGGGGATGAAATTTTGCGCGGCCTGTCCTATCCGATCCCAATCTGCGCCGATGAAAGCTGCCACACGGCGGAGGATTTGGAGCGTCTCGCCGGGCTCTATGACATGGTAAACGTAAAATTGGACAAGACCGGCGGCCTGACGGCGGCCCTCGATCTGGCCGATGCCGCCTGCGCGCAGGGCTTCGGGCTGATGGTCGGCTGCATGGTCGCGACCTCCCTGGCCATGGCCCCGGCCACGCTTTTGATGGGCCGGGCCCGGGTCGTCGATCTGGACGGTCCCTTGTTGCTGCGCGAAGACCGCGTGCCGGGCCTGGATTTCGCGGACGGGCGCATTCATCCGCCGATACGGGATCTCTGGGGATGA